In the Clostridium sp. 'White wine YQ' genome, ATTTTACATTAGAGTTATTGATAGTATTATAACTATCAAAATTGCTTTCAGACATAATTAATAACTCCTTTCAAATTAAAAAAATATATTATCTTTCATATAAAATATGTAAATCACAGGATGATGGTTACTAAGTAAAGATAAAACTAGAAATGAAATTAAACTGTTTGATAAAAGCAAATATTTGATTATATAATAAAAGAATAATATTTCAAGGTTGGCGAGGTGATTCGTTAAGAAACTAGTAAATTTAGTATTTATGCATATTAAAATTTTACTGGGTTTTTAAATTTAAAAAATTTTACATAATACTTTTATGACGAGAAAGAAAATATATGGATGGTTAAAGCAAAAATTATTTGGTCCTTTAACTTATAGGAGTACGAGATGGAGATAAGGCAAATAAAATATTTTATTCAGGTATGTAAGGACAAAAGTGTTTCCAAAGCTGCTGAAAATCTTCATATTTCGCAGCAAGGATTGAGCAAGATAATTAAAAATTTAGAGGATGAATTTGAGGTTGAATTATTTGAACGTACATCTAAAGGCGTAATCCTAACAGAGTTTGGAAGTCTATTACTAGAAAAATCAGAAAAGATTATTGAGGAATTTGATACAATGTTAGATTTCTTAAGTGATAAGGCAGAGCATCAAAAGAGGACTATTAGCTTGGGTTTGCCTCATATATTATACACAGATCTTTTTTCATTAATTTTATTCGAATTTAATGAGAGATACCCTGATGTGAATTTAGAAATTGTGGAGTTAGGTTCATATGCATGTGAAAGATATATGGAGAAAGACTTGCTTGATATTTCTTTTGCAGTAAAACCTATAAATGCTAATAAATTTGGTTTTATACCTGTTGTGACAAGTGATGTAATGCTTTTGGTTAATAAAAATCATTACTTAGCTAAAAAGAAAGAAGTGGATCTTAAGGAGCTTGCAGATGAACAATTTATAATGCTGACCACTGATTATAAATCTAGACACCTTATCATTGAAAGTTGCATTCGAGAAGGATTTAATCCTAATATTATTTTTACAACCTCACAGTTAGATAGAATTATTGGATTGGTCGCACTCAATAAGGGGATAGCAATACTTCCGGAACTAAATTCAATTAATGCTGCTAAAAACAATGATGAAATTTCAGTTATATCATTTAAAAATAAACCTTTTAAAATAGAGATAGGTTTTATTACAAATAAATTTAAAACGATTAATATGATTACGAAGAAATTTATTAATTACACATTAGGATATTTTAAGGATAATGAAATAGGCTAGTACGGGGAAATAAGGTTGCTTTATAAAAGTAAATTGTTCAATCTCAAACATTGGAAATTAAAATAATTATTATAAAGGGGAGCTATTTAGGGGAAACGTATAGCTTCCCTTTCTACAATTTTCAGTTGTATTTAATACAATAAAAAATTGTTATAAATTAAAGTTAATGAAAGTTATAATTAAAATAAATTTGTTTATACAAAAATTACAAA is a window encoding:
- a CDS encoding LysR family transcriptional regulator codes for the protein MEIRQIKYFIQVCKDKSVSKAAENLHISQQGLSKIIKNLEDEFEVELFERTSKGVILTEFGSLLLEKSEKIIEEFDTMLDFLSDKAEHQKRTISLGLPHILYTDLFSLILFEFNERYPDVNLEIVELGSYACERYMEKDLLDISFAVKPINANKFGFIPVVTSDVMLLVNKNHYLAKKKEVDLKELADEQFIMLTTDYKSRHLIIESCIREGFNPNIIFTTSQLDRIIGLVALNKGIAILPELNSINAAKNNDEISVISFKNKPFKIEIGFITNKFKTINMITKKFINYTLGYFKDNEIG